From a single Plutella xylostella chromosome 5, ilPluXylo3.1, whole genome shotgun sequence genomic region:
- the LOC105398209 gene encoding DNA-binding protein Ewg isoform X4 has translation MVLEVSRDEEGDEDFGMMTSAVSTESMDMNEEDMSQVEGCGLNSGSDDDDDCASSPAGSTYDDSGDVRAMSDDVTKQLAAAGPVGMAAAAAIASSKKRKRPHSFETNPSVRKRHQNRLLRKLRQTIEEFATRVGQQAVVLVATPGKPNTSYRVFGAKPLEDVVRNLRCMIMEELENALAQQFGLGGGPQAPAPPQDDPSLFELPPLIIDGIPTPVEKMTQAQLRAFIPLMLKYSMVRGKPGWGRESTRPPWWPKDLPWANVRMDARSDDEKQKMSWTHALRQIVINCYKYHGREDLLPAFSEDEEKGPQTATVGDVAACMGAAGGRAGQAQPALAQQVCLDQMTLADVDMSQYAPAMLQTITNPDGTVSLIQVDPNNPIITLPDGTTAQVIHTGEGGAMVQHLETADGQTVTVDLNSISEATLNHEGQIILTGEDGHGYPVSVSGVITVPVSASVYQSMVAQMQQQDGVCVAPLVQVRGARGGRGATGFTRAVKQEWVVDCV, from the exons ATGGTACTGGAGGTGTCCCGGGACGAGGAGGGGGACGAGGACTTCGGCATGATGACCTCCGCCGTCAGCACCGAGTCCATGGACATGAATGAGGAG GACATGTCCCAAGTGGAGGGCTGCGGCCTCAACAGCGGGTcggacgacgacgacgactgCGCGTCGTCGCCGGCCGGCTCCACGTACGACGACAGCGGCGACGTGCGCGCCATGAGCGATGACGTCACCAAGCAGTTGGCCGCTGCAG GCCCGGTAGGCATGGCCGCGGCGGCCGCCATCGCGTCGTCCAAGAAGCGCAAGCGCCCGCACTCCTTCGAGACCAACCCATCCGTGCGCAAGCGACACCAGAACAGACTGCTCAGGAAGCTCAGA CAAACAATAGAAGAGTTCGCGACCCGCGTGGGCCAACAAGCCGTAGTACTCGTCGCCACGCCGGGCAAGCCCAACACCTCGTACCGCGTGTTCGGGGCCAAGCCGCTGGAGGACGTGGTGAGGAACCTGCGCTGCATGATCATGGAGGAGCTGGAGAACGCGCTGGCGCAGCAG TTCGGTCTGGGCGGTGGCCCGCAGGCGCCGGCGCCGCCTCAAGACGACCCGAGCCTGTTCGAGCTGCCGCCGCTCATCATCGACGGCATCCCCACGCCCGTCGAGAAGATGACCCAGGCGCAGCTCAGGGCGTTTATACCGCTCATGCTCAAGTATTCTATGG TGCGCGGCAAGCCGGGCTGGGGCCGCGAGTCGACGCGGCCGCCGTGGTGGCCCAAGGACCTGCCGTGGGCCAACGTGCGCATGGACGCCAGGTCTGATGATGAGAAACAAAAG ATGTCATGGACGCACGCGCTGCGGCAGATCGTGATCAACTGCTACAAGTACCACGGGCGCGAGGACCTGCTGCCCGCCTTCAGCGAGGACGAGGAGAAGGGCCCGCAGACCGCCACCGTGGGCGAT GTCGCGGCGTGCatgggcgcggcgggcgggcgTGCGGGGCAGGCGCAGCCCGCGCTCGCGCAGCAAGTGTGCCTCGACCAGATGACGCTCGCCGATGTCGAT ATGTCGCAGTACGCGCCGGCGATGCTGCAGACCATCACGAACCCCGACGGCACGGTGTCGCTCATCCAGGTGGACCCCAACAACCCCATCATCACGCTGCCCGACGGGACCACGGCGCAAGTT ATCCACACGGGCGAGGGCGGCGCGATGGTGCAGCACCTCGAGACGGCGGACGGGCAGACGGTCACCGTCGACCTCAACTCCATCTCCGAGGCCACGCTCAACCACGAGGGGCAGATCATACTCACGGGAGAAGATGGGCACG GCTACCCAGTGTCCGTGTCCGGCGTGATCACAGTCCCCGTCTCCGCGTCCGTGTACCAGAGCATGGTGGCGCAGATGCAGCAGCAGGACGGCGTGTGCGTGGCGCCGCTCGTGCAggtgcggggggcgcgggggggaaGGGGGGCCACTGGGTTTACTAGAGCAGTGAAGCAAGAGTGGGTTGTCGACTGTGTGTAG
- the LOC105398208 gene encoding protein shifted isoform X1 gives MWSTTGLGARVGAALVLAWSLTLGAGRHEPKNYSHEFGQPTDMSLWIDERQIRMFSGISMEVYAIVNGNVSPYVLDPNFSTKLPIIPSEVGYVNFTWMSCCKKYYYHFDTLTSSDPKILKAPYLSIKKKGRVPKKAKEFSLFLPCVENNSGVVTLEIGLVLKTGRGIPLKGTPLRLSLKKECAQRGVYLARTGPDAECDKKCANQGWCNNDKICQCPEGYMGQYCRTALCYPQCMNGGNCTAPGVCSCPTGYQGRHCEGGICSQKCLNGGKCIQKDTCDCPKGYYGLRCEFSKCVIPCLNGGRCKGVNKCRCPVGLQGNHCEVGRRLGGSDCSRGCRHGTCVNGTCVCEPGWRGRLCHRSYGSSEESGEYKRPR, from the exons ATGTGGTCCACGACGGGGCTGGGCGCTCGCGTGGGCGCCGCGCTGGTGCTGGCCTGGTCGCTGACGCTGGGCGCCGGTCGCCATGAGCCCAAGAACTACTCGCACGAATTCGGCCAACCCACAGATATGTCCCTCTGGATTGACGAGCGGCAAATACGGATGTTCAGCG GTATTTCAATGGAAGTATACGCGATAGTGAACGGCAACGTTTCGCCCTACGTGCTGGACCCGAATTTCTCTACAAAACTTCCCATCATACCGTCAGAGGTTGGATACGTTAACTTTACGTGGATGTCGTGCTGTAAaaagtattattatcattttgaCACACTGACGTCATCAGATCCTAAGATATTGAAGGCACCATACCTGTCCATAAAGAAAAAGGGAAGAGTGCCTAAAAAAGCCAAAG AATTTAGCCTTTTCTTGCCATGTGTGGAAAACAACAGTGGAGTGGTAACTTTAGAAATAGGATtagttttaaaaaccggcAGAGGCATACCACTGAAAGGTACTCCTTTAAGACTAAGTCTAAAGAAGGAATGCGCACAGAGAGGTGTGTATTTAGCAAGAACAG GTCCCGACGCAGAATGTGACAAAAAGTGCGCGAACCAGGGCTGGTGCAATAACGACAAGATCTGCCAGTGCCCCGAGGGCTACATGGGGCAGTACTGCCGCACCGCGCTGTGCTACCCGCAGTGCATGAACGGGGGCAACTGCACGGCCCCCGGGGTGTGTAGCTGTCCTACTGGGTATCAGGGGCGACATTGTGAAGGAG gtATATGTTCACAAAAGTGTTTAAATGGAGGCAAATGCATACAAAAGGACACATGTGACTGTCCTAAAGGCTACTACGGATTAAGATgtgaatttt CAAAATGTGTAATCCCATGTCTGAATGGTGGAAGATGTAAAGGAGTGAACAAGTGCCGCTGCCCTGTTGGACTGCAAGGCAATCACTGTGAGGTGGGCCGCAGACTCGGCGGCTCGGACTGCTCGAGGGGCTGCAGACATGGCACATGTGTCAACGGAACATGTGTGTGCGAGCCCGGGTGGCGAGGCAGACTGTGCCACCGGAGTTATG GATCTTCAGAAGAATCTGGTGAATACAAGAGGCCCCGATGA
- the LOC105398208 gene encoding protein shifted isoform X2, with amino-acid sequence MWSTTGLGARVGAALVLAWSLTLGAGRHEPKNYSHEFGQPTDMSLWIDERQIRMFSGISMEVYAIVNGNVSPYVLDPNFSTKLPIIPSEVGYVNFTWMSCCKKYYYHFDTLTSSDPKILKAPYLSIKKKGRVPKKAKEFSLFLPCVENNSGVVTLEIGLVLKTGRGIPLKGTPLRLSLKKECAQRGPDAECDKKCANQGWCNNDKICQCPEGYMGQYCRTALCYPQCMNGGNCTAPGVCSCPTGYQGRHCEGGICSQKCLNGGKCIQKDTCDCPKGYYGLRCEFSKCVIPCLNGGRCKGVNKCRCPVGLQGNHCEVGRRLGGSDCSRGCRHGTCVNGTCVCEPGWRGRLCHRSYGSSEESGEYKRPR; translated from the exons ATGTGGTCCACGACGGGGCTGGGCGCTCGCGTGGGCGCCGCGCTGGTGCTGGCCTGGTCGCTGACGCTGGGCGCCGGTCGCCATGAGCCCAAGAACTACTCGCACGAATTCGGCCAACCCACAGATATGTCCCTCTGGATTGACGAGCGGCAAATACGGATGTTCAGCG GTATTTCAATGGAAGTATACGCGATAGTGAACGGCAACGTTTCGCCCTACGTGCTGGACCCGAATTTCTCTACAAAACTTCCCATCATACCGTCAGAGGTTGGATACGTTAACTTTACGTGGATGTCGTGCTGTAAaaagtattattatcattttgaCACACTGACGTCATCAGATCCTAAGATATTGAAGGCACCATACCTGTCCATAAAGAAAAAGGGAAGAGTGCCTAAAAAAGCCAAAG AATTTAGCCTTTTCTTGCCATGTGTGGAAAACAACAGTGGAGTGGTAACTTTAGAAATAGGATtagttttaaaaaccggcAGAGGCATACCACTGAAAGGTACTCCTTTAAGACTAAGTCTAAAGAAGGAATGCGCACAGAGAG GTCCCGACGCAGAATGTGACAAAAAGTGCGCGAACCAGGGCTGGTGCAATAACGACAAGATCTGCCAGTGCCCCGAGGGCTACATGGGGCAGTACTGCCGCACCGCGCTGTGCTACCCGCAGTGCATGAACGGGGGCAACTGCACGGCCCCCGGGGTGTGTAGCTGTCCTACTGGGTATCAGGGGCGACATTGTGAAGGAG gtATATGTTCACAAAAGTGTTTAAATGGAGGCAAATGCATACAAAAGGACACATGTGACTGTCCTAAAGGCTACTACGGATTAAGATgtgaatttt CAAAATGTGTAATCCCATGTCTGAATGGTGGAAGATGTAAAGGAGTGAACAAGTGCCGCTGCCCTGTTGGACTGCAAGGCAATCACTGTGAGGTGGGCCGCAGACTCGGCGGCTCGGACTGCTCGAGGGGCTGCAGACATGGCACATGTGTCAACGGAACATGTGTGTGCGAGCCCGGGTGGCGAGGCAGACTGTGCCACCGGAGTTATG GATCTTCAGAAGAATCTGGTGAATACAAGAGGCCCCGATGA
- the LOC119692356 gene encoding 5-demethoxyubiquinone hydroxylase, mitochondrial, with translation MMRPTVLLQQIKRGAHSSAWKKNPHLDKIIRVDHAGELGADRIYAGQMAVLGGTAEGPLIQHMWDQEKHHRAKFEELIVKHRVRPTVFMPIWNVAGFVLGAGSALMGKEAAMACTVAVETVIVDHYNDQLRTLMEDPTVDKEILETITKFRDEEQEHHDTGLNHGAEQAPFYKAMTEVIKAGCKVAIEISKRV, from the exons ATGATGAGGCCCACAGTATTACTGCAGCAGATCAAAAGGGGAGCACATTCAAGTGCATGGAAGAAGAATCCCCAT CTGGATAAAATAATCCGCGTGGACCACGCGGGCGAGCTGGGCGCGGACCGCATCTACGCGGGGCAGATGGCGGTGCTCGGCGGCACGGCCGAGGGGCCGCTCATACAGCACATGTGGGACCAGGAGAAGCACCATCGGGCCAAGTTTGAGGAGCTTATCGTTAAACATAG GGTACGGCCAACAGTATTTATGCCTATTTGGAATGTAGCTGGCTTCGTCCTTGGCGCTG gaAGCGCGCTAATGGGAAAAGAAGCCGCCATGGCTTGCACAGTGGCAGTTGAAACCGTCATAGTGGACCACTACAACGACCAGCTGCGAACCCTGATGGAGGATCCAACAGTGGATAAGGAGATCCTGGAGACCATCACCAAGTTCCGAGACGAAGAACAAGAGCACCACGACACAGGCTTGAACCATGGAGCTGAACAAGCGCCGTTCTACAAGGCCATGACTGAAGTGATCAAGGCAGGATGTAAGGTGGCCATCGAGATTTCCAAGAGGGTCTAG